GCGGCGCTTGGGCGAGAGGTTCTCCCCGCCACAAATAACGGTCGTGGCTCGGAGCACATGCCTCATCCGGGGCCGCCGCCTGCATTCGGCATTAAAATGCGGCCCAATGGGGCCGCGGGTGCGCGGCGGCGACAGCGCAGGGCGggagggagaagagcagcaggcgGGGAGCCGGAAAGGCAGCGGCGGCCGGGGAGGGAAGGCGGGCCGGTACGGGTCGAGAAACGGGCGAGAAGGAGGACAGAGGGCGCCGGGTGGCAGCGGCCGAGGGAGGGAAGGACGAGCGGCAGGCGTGGAGAGAGCGGCGGGGCGCCACGgggagcggcggcagcagcggcggggCGGGGACGGGGGGAGAAGCGAGGAGGCTGGGTTCGCCCCGCACCCTGCGCCCGCCCGCACACCCCGCCTCCCCCTGCTGCAGAAACTACGCCATTGCGGCCTAGTCCTAGAGCCAGCGGCGCGCTGCCGCCCTCCCTCTCGCACCCCCTCAGCCGCCGCCATCTTGGCGGCCGCCGCCATCTTTCCTTCCCCCCGCCGGAGCCGGGCAggagcagcggcggcagcagcgcaGACCCCGCCATCTTTTCGGGGAGCCGCCATACTTGCCCTGGCGATGAACATGGCGGCGCCCATCACACACATCAAAACATGGCCTCCCTTCAAAACAAAACTGTCCGAGACCAACCGGGCAGCCGCTGGCGGAGTCAGGGgccgggggagggaggggtccGGCGCGCATTTACCTGAGGCCCACATGGTGACCGAGAACTCCCCCTCCAGGGTCTTGATCTGCACCTGCTTCTGTTCCCATttcctgccgccgccgccctcGGCCCCACCACCGCCTCCCCCGCTCAGGTAACTcttcttgctgctcttcttgCCGCTGCCGCCCTTCTTAACGCGACCTCCTCCGCCGGCCGAAGAGGAGCCGCCGCCTCCGCTCTTGCTGCCGGCAGCGGCCACAGTAACCAGGGTCTGCTCAATGTACTCGTCCTCCCCGGCGGGGGCCGGCACTGGGATGAGGATCTGGTCCTCGAAGCCATCGTCAGCCCGCAGTCCGTCTGAGTCGTCTCCCCCTACCACCTCCTCGCGGGTCTGCACCAGAATCACctcttggtggtggtggtgcagatGGAGCTGTCCCCCGCCGCCTCCAGCCGCGCCGCCGCCTGCCCCACTAGGGTCCCCGTCCGAAACCAACGGCTGCAGTGCGATCAtgggctggtggtggtggtagtgaTGGGGTGGGTGATGCGGGCCGCACTCTTCACAGCACTCGTCctcgtcctcctcttcctcgtCCTCCTCACCGCCAACCACGGTGGTCTCGATGGTCTCTACTGGGATGGTCTCCACCTCGATCTCATGTAGCTCCACGATCTCGGCCGGCATCTCCGAGCCGTCCGTGGCGATGTACAAGGTGTCTCCCGAGGCCATGGCGGGACGAAGAGGAGAGAAAGCTCCGCGGGTGGCGAGGGGACTCTGGTCCGCTCCCCTCGGCGGATGGTGAGGCTCGGGATCCTCTCGTTtcgcctcctcctcccccttccacaCAAACACCAGCTCCTCGCAGCCAGcgagagggaggcagccagccgCCAAATCCCGGCTACGCTCCCTCGCGAGACTTCCGCTGCAGCCGCCGAGACAGACCCCAGCCCCGGGCGGCCACTGCCGCCGGGTTCCGCCCCTAGCCGCCAAGCGGCCAATAACGCCGCCTGCCACGCCCACAGCTCGCCCAGGAGAGCGGAGTAGCCTACCGGGGCGCACCGTGCCGCAGCAGCCCGCCTGCCTTTGCAGCCGCTGGCCTATCAAGGAGCGCTGCGATTGCGGAGCGCGTCCTCTGGTGCTGAGCGCCAATCGGCCCGCGGCGGTTGTCACCGCCTCCGCCGCCTGCCCCGCCCCTACTTCCTGGGCCCTCCCTGTGCGGAAGCGCCGTTGCTGCCCGGCGGCCGTGCGGGCGGCTGCTCTGGCGCCCTGTTCTCCCCTGTGGTGGGTGGGTGTTTTCTGTGCCGGTGGAAGTGGCCTGACCCGCTCCTCGAGGCGCCGGCAGGTGGCGCGCCAGCAGCCTGGCGGTTAACGGCCGCCGCGCGGCCCTGCGAGCGGGCACGAGCGATCCGGCTGCTAGCCGCTGTGTGGTGGGGCCGGCCTGGCCTGCGGGAAGCGCCTGGGCCGGGGCGGAGAGGACTCTGCGCCTAGAACACGGGCCGGCAGTAGCGCCCACGTCCTGGTGGTACCTAGTTAGCAGGCTGGGTTAGCCGAGCCCGCCCCGCAACGGCTGGCTAAGCAGCCGCCCCGAGGCCCAACCCAGGGCCGAGAATTGTCGGCGGGGTGGCGCTGCAGGGCGGGCAGCAGGCCCCTGCGGAGCTCCGGGCACGGCCTCTGCAGTCGCCGGAGAAGCCTTAGGGGGCAATCGGCGGGGTCGGCTCATTTGAGTTTTACCCATGAAGTGCTAGCAGGACTCGGGCGTACTTGAGGGAATCGGCACCGCGTACAGCACAGTGCTTTCTGCGGTATTTCACTCAAACCCGCTCAGCCAACTTGCTTTCGCTAGCAGTGGTTCTCGTTTCCGCACCGCTGGCAGCGGGAACACTGTCTAAGGTCACATCGCAGTAGGTGGAGGAGATCAGTAGTCAAGTTCATGAACTCAGTTACCCAGAAGCTGAGTTTAAAATAAGAGATACATTGTAATTCAATCACTGCACAAAATTCGAGCAGGTAAAGCGATCCCCTCATTTAAAGTAAAATTATCAGATGTATTTATTTGCCTTAATTAACACATCTCTCCATCTCCGAACTCCACTGATCAACAAAACCTttcaaacaacaaaaatatgtgctttgcaaaggcagcagctttgtTCTCTAGACACACTGCCTCTTTTTCTGCCAGCTGTGATAGGACATCCCTTACCCCTATGTGGAGAGGTGTCAAGAGAAAAATACTAGTCATTATCGTTTTGCACTCATTTGATTATTAGCTTTGTAAGGCAACAGGCTTGTGTACGTATAAATTGGGACCAGTATTTGCAAAGAAACATCTTGATGTAAGCAAACAGGTGTGAACATGTTTACAAGAAGGGAATAGAGAGCCATGGACTGGGTCTTCCAAGATCTCACAGTAAAATGTTCTTAAATAGTAGTCTTGAAAAGTTCTCCAAAGGTATCATGTGTAATCCTCAGTAGAAAATGAATGTACTGGTAGCTCTGCAAACATATACAtcggcggggggggagggggggaggggaaagggaggggggagtgggataggggaaaaaaaaatttctgTTTTTACAAAATTAATTGCTACAGAATGTAAGCATTTTAAAACCCTTTGAAGCCTTATAGGCCTTCTGTACTCAGAGTAAGATAATCTGTTCCTCATTCTTTTTCCTGCTGTTAGCActacttttccttccccttaCATATTAAGATACAATAAGTAAGGGGTTGCCTCACGTATTTACTAGGCTGCTGCAAGTATGTATTCTGCATCTATCTTCACTTCTCACTACAACACTGCTTTGCTTGCTTATATCCCACATCCCCACGATACAAAAGATTCCCTCTAAGAAATGCTTTCTTCATCTAACTTAACATGAAATATTCTTGAAGTTAGTCTGGCCCAGATCTCTAGCCAGCAATACTGAGCTCTGGGCTAATTATGCGATTAGGAAATAGTATCCTATTAAATATCAGAAATAACAATACATTTACTTAACTTGTGGAGTTCTGGGAATTCCTGGTCTCAAATCACACTCAGCGCTTCCACTTTAACAAACTGCAAGATGTAGTTTATCATTGCAAAATTCTCATAGACTGAAAGGCTATTTTTAAATCCTGGAGTGAGATCTCCAGACTGCAATGTATAGATTCTTCCCCTCTGTCTAGAGTTGTAAGGGCAAACACAAGTGTGGGAAAATAGTGCCtgtaatttagaatcatagaattaaccaggttggaatttACAAAAATAAGAATattaataaattaataaattaatACCAGTCTTCCTTGTCCTCCAGCTGAAGGAAATTAAATAAAAGATAATGAGTTCATTACACAGTTAAGGGGGAGAGGGGCACTCAGAGAATGTACAATTCACTCAGTCCTGCTCTTGAATTTCCACCACAGTTGACATTTCCTTTAGAGAAAGTGGGATTGGGCCCTGAAGTGATTATTCTGGGTcaagtttttgtttggtttggggtttaatCCAGAAAAAGGCACTTGGAAGTTTGTAAACCTCAAAATCACTCTATTTTCAATATTGCAAGTGTTTCCTACTTTTTCTCATACATTGTTTCAATGTTTTGTTACAACATTCCCGACTTGTTAGTTTTCAGAGAGAAATGTTGCAAGGGACAATATGTTCTTCATCAGGTCTGTGTTTTATTCATTACATACTTTATCCTGAATTAGGTGATTTGCTTAATTACTGtgtgattttgttttcattaactGCAAAGGTTAAATGTATACCAGTTTTCCAAGTGCTTgttgagaagggaaaaaaaaagggagggggaaaaaaagccaaacccagaAACAAGCAAAACTAAAGATGTGAAAaggcatttaaaaacaaaacaaaactttttcttttctgcccAAATAGCAGCAGAAGTTACTCCCTTGATAACTTCTTGCATCCCTGCCTTACATGTCCCATTTTGCTCCCCATTCTCAGAACTCCAGCTTGTTTCATAGCCAAATCTAAGAAGTGAGGGGTGAAACCCCCTTAATTTAAAAAATCTAAACCTTGCTATTTAAAATAGGTGTTCATAACAAATAAGGTTTTAAGGATATATATTTTCTGCATGATCTAGGTGACTCATATTTAGCCACTTTGTGGTGGTTCTTTTCTGGTTTCTTCCTTAAAATGTGCTGTAGTAAACCACAGTCCACCATCAGACTGCAGAAACCAGGTTTTAGCTTttcaagcacacacacacatcacagtattggtttttttcttcattcaCCTTTCTTGGCATTGAAAATTCCTGAGAGCAGTTTCGAGTCCTAAGCATATGTGACTGAAAGAGCAAAACCATATGAGTTTTCTGTTGACTAACTACCATACTCAGAGCCTTTCTTTCTTTGGGACTTAACTGTCTCACATGTCTGCCTGTCTTCAGAAGCTGAGTAGGCAGGGGAAACCTCAGGATTCAAAGAGATGTCAACTGCAAAGCAAGCACAAAACAGTTTAGTAGCTCTGTACAGTCATTCCTTGAAGAAGTTAGAAGGCTATGAGTTACTGAGAGACAACTTTTAAGTTTTGGTTCAGTATTATAAAAAAATAGTGCTATCCACATATACCTGAGCTGTCAGTAACAGGcacaagaaagaaagacaggCAGAGAAGACAGGAGATAAAGTAGAAGAAAgatgagagagaagaaagagaggagggagtgaaaggaaaagaagaaaagacaagACATATACTCTGTAAGACTTTCTACAGCTTTTAGGTTTTTTATATACTTGGCATCAAGTGTTACATAAGATCATATGTGGTGGGTTCTTACTGTAGGCTGAAGAGTTACATTAATGTAAGCATTCTGAAGACAAGTAACTGCCACTATGTGTAGATGACATACATGCGTAATTTGAAAAATCATGTTTTATTTCAATTTCACTACCCCAAAGGATACCACACCTGAGCTTTAAAGAAGAGTAACTGATCTTCTCTGTTTCACAGGACCATGAAAAGGCTAAGGCTATAAAGGATCTCTAAAGTTTGTATACTCTAAACACCTGGTCAAAAGTGGAGTCAAATACAAGAGATTACTCAGGTCATATTCTGTTTGcatttgagtatctccaaggatgatggcttcacagcctctctgggcaacctgttcccatgCTTGTCTGcccttaaagaagttctttcctcATGTTTAAGTAAATTTTTTTTGTATTGAAATTCATAAATTCATGCATATTGCCTCACTGGTGCTCTTTCACTGGGCATCTCTAGAAAAATATGcctctgtttttttctctctctctttcttttttttttttttcccccctccttaaTTTGTAATTTCATTTTGTAGCTCCTGGGATGCTGGGTGTCATGATTAGATTTAAAGCATTTGTTAAATGCAGTTTATCTGCAGTGCGATCAGCAGTGCTGGTCATAGTACAGGAAGACATCAGGTGCATGAGGCATTGCAGCACCCTGGTTCGAGAGCAATCTTACAACCCATCTCTCAGATATGCTCGATGTAGGTGATGGACAGCACTCAACATTATTAGCAACTCGATATTATGTTTTTTCCTCTCatgtatttttttgttgtggtgAACTAGTAGTGTCCAGTTTCACAAAACCCAGTTTGTCATTGCTCTACAAATTCAACCTGGTGTATAATATCTGGTTGCAAGGTATCTATATAAAATCTATTTCTTATTTCATACTACAGAACTGTATCTCAGCTGTATCAAGACAAAACTAAGGTAActcttcttttaaaaaataattacttgGTAGATAGATCACTAGGTATCTAGTTAAATATGTGGCATGGTTagcttttttaatgtatttttgttCTTAACAGGTATAATCACTtaatggaggaaaagttagtCAGTAGTTGGCAATGCACAGTTCTCTAGTTAACATTTTTTAAACACTTATCAAAGATCATGAATAAGTTCTGCCAGTTCAAGATATCAAATTTGTTATCTTCAGCTAGAATAGTTTATTAATCAATTAAAACAGAAG
This genomic interval from Pogoniulus pusillus isolate bPogPus1 chromosome 1, bPogPus1.pri, whole genome shotgun sequence contains the following:
- the YY1 gene encoding transcriptional repressor protein YY1, with amino-acid sequence MASGDTLYIATDGSEMPAEIVELHEIEVETIPVETIETTVVGGEEDEEEEDEDECCEECGPHHPPHHYHHHQPMIALQPLVSDGDPSGAGGGAAGGGGGQLHLHHHHQEVILVQTREEVVGGDDSDGLRADDGFEDQILIPVPAPAGEDEYIEQTLVTVAAAGSKSGGGGSSSAGGGGRVKKGGSGKKSSKKSYLSGGGGGGAEGGGGRKWEQKQVQIKTLEGEFSVTMWASDDKKDIDHETVVEEQIIGENSPPDYSEYMTGKKLPPGGIPGIDLSDPKQLAEFARMKPRKIKEDDAPRTIACPHKGCTKMFRDNSAMRKHLHTHGPRVHVCAECGKAFVESSKLKRHQLVHTGEKPFQCTFEGCGKRFSLDFNLRTHVRIHTGDRPYVCPFDGCNKKFAQSTNLKSHILTHAKAKNNQ